GTCGTATTACATAAAAGACTAAAACCTTaactgaaactaataaaaacttaaataaaactaataaaaacttaaCTGAAACTGAgtattttcaaaaaacaaaaactaaactagcaaacaaacactaaaaactaattaaaactaaaatagaatgAAAATCAGaggtcaaaattaaataaaaactaatgaaatatttaaaagtatttgAACCATGGTCGTTACATCTTATCTCTATAAAAGCAACCTGTGTTTCTCTGGACGGCATCAGGTGGTGGttggttgttttgtgttttattgtcagCTGGAAGTCCAAGTTAACAAAGTTTCTCTACTCTCCTCTCCTATGGTTCCCAGTGTCTGGTTGGTAGTTTTAGGCTTTGGTTCAAGAGGCAACACAAGAGAAGCCCAGTTACTCCATCATATTTTTCACTTTAAGTTCACTGTGGGTCTTTAACAACTAAAGTTTaacaaaaatactgaaatgaAAACACTTTGTAACTTGTTGGAAAGCAGAGATGGAGACTCTAGTTCAAGACTCCAACTCACCAGCAGCTTGTTAAATCCTTTTTGGTCTCCAGATGAAGCTCAGTCACACACTTCTTCCTGTTTATTACATTGTTGAAAGCTAAACTATCATTTTATGACACGTCTACAACATTTCTCCCAGGTTTAATCCACAATCTCCATCATGCTGACACACTGAGGAACTTCTCTTGATGACTTTTACCAGGATGATGGCGCCCTCTAGTGTTGAAGAAGAGTTTGTTAACATGAAACCCAACCTGTAACCCTGATGCTGCTCAGTGACAGGAGAAATGATGAGCTTCACTTCTTTAGCTGTTTTTCCTTGGAATGAGAGACGGAGGAACATGATCTTTATCTCACTGATCAAAAACAACCTAATCTCTttgtaattaacatgttttatttcaacaaagCCAGAAAGAAACACATATTTTCTGCTATGTTCTGGACATTAAAACTATTTTCTGATGTTTCACAGACTGTTATTCTTTTCTCAgtagttttattgtttgttcatcaaatcacagaaaatacagaaaataagaGGATAGAAGCTGATCTGAAGCTGCTCTCAAACATCTTATTAACTCATTGAAGTTTTCTGCCTccatttatttggttttgtcCAACGCTGCCAACATAGTTGAGAATATCCAATGAATCTTTAAAATGAGCGTCTCTGCTGCAGAAGCTGCTGCTTGTAGAGGTTTCTGTGTGCTTTGACAGGGTTTGCAGGGTTGTGTATCTGCATGGAGGTTTGCAGCACAGGAACAGGAGAACTTCCTCTCACCTTTCCTCTTCATCCTGCAGGTCAGCATCTAAACGGACTGAGCTTATATAATGTCATACTGAcaactcaaagctctttaacaCTAGTTACATTCACCcatccacacacacatcacacactAACACAGATCTGACACTTTGACGTGTggtggaggaagctggaatcaaataTTTAGTctgacttttaatatttttaacataaattaTGAACTAAATCAGAATAAGTATGATGAGCCAATTATCTCTGGATAAAAATCACTAATTGAATTGATATTTGTTTGTATTGACAGGTGAACTGATCAGTTCCTGTAATAAATGCTTTCTTTCTGTAATCTCTCTGCAGcagtggtggaagcagaggatgttcttgaTGAATGAAGGTGAAACCAAACATCTGATCTGATCCAGCATCACATGAGACACTCTGAAGGAAATGTTTCTGCTCTTTAGACGACAAAACTCACAATTTATTGttagaatgaaaagaaaactttcCACATTTCTCTGGAATCAAGTTGTTTTATTGAAGAAATCCAAAGAGACAGAACAGCAGACATATATTTTTCTGATCTAAATCTAAAGGATTCAGaagaaaacagcatcagttctaAGTTGATGTTagtttcagttttcttctttgGATCACAATAAAGAAACCAGAAGCAAGTTCAGTTCACTTCAATCTCAACTGATTTAAACAAGAACAACATTTGTTCTGCAGAACAGTGGAAGAGAAACCAGAAGATCCAAATACATCAATACAAATATGAAACCAGAACCATTAGAGCCCAGAGAAGTTTAGATTTTCATGTGGAGAAATATTTCTGTGTCAaataagaatgaaagaaaacatcagcaGTGAAATCCTTTCTGGTTCCTGGAACACAGACACAGAGAACTACATTTAAACAAGAACAATGAAGAAGAACAGAACAGCAGAGCAGAGACATCAGAACCATGAACCCTGATCAACAATCAGAAACAAGACAGAACATCTATTTGGGTTTACACAACTCTGCAGAACCTCCAATGTACCAAACCAGAACTCCAGCATGTAGCGGCTGAGTGAatgtggtctggactctgtggaggagagtcatGGTTTCAGAGACGCTGTAGAAGGACAGAAGACCTGCTCTGTGATCCAGGTACACTCCTACTCTGGAGGAACCAGGACCTGAGATGGAGGTCCAGATGTTGTTGTGACCAAATTCATAACCTTCTTGCGAACAATATAATGACCAAGATTTGTCATTATTACCAAATCTACATTCATTCCTCCATCCTACTCTGCTGATGTTCTTGTATGCGACTGCTACATAAACTCTCCCTCTCCACTCCACCTCCCAGTAACAACGTCCAGTCAGACTCTCTCTACTCAGAACCTGAGAACAATCAGTGAATCTGTCTGGATGACTAGAATAAGACTGATGTTGACCCATCCATGTCACCTTCCTGTTCTCCTCTGATAGTAACAGTcgtctgtttgctgtgtttggatcCAGTGTGATTTCAcatgaatattttaagaatcCAGCTCTgctctttggttctggttctgacagtaaaacctccacctcagtgagggtcagtgagatgtttgtccatgtgtctctcaggatgtcctgtagtttatctctgagctctgacacagctgctgtcacatcctcaaagtatctcagaggacggatattgatgctggatgagtgtgtagactcactgagtgctgacagtgaggggtagttgtggagaaactggttgtgatcttctgtgtttgagAGCTGCTTCAGCTCAGCGTctttcctcttcagctcagtgatctcctgctccagcttctcctgaagctctttgactcgactcacttcagtttcctgctgggatctgatctgctgcttcacatcagagcTTCTTTTCTGGATGAGACGGATCAGCTCAGTGAAGATCTTCTCACTGTCCTCCACTGTTTTATCAGCAGAGTGATTGATGGCCTCCACCTCCTGTTGAAGCAGCTTcacatctttctctctgtcctgGATTCTCTGCTGGATTTCTTCTCGTCTCACCTCCAGCTCTCTCTGCCTCTCAGtcctttctgctgcagctgagacTTTGTCGTGGCCTTTATGTTCATCCACAGAGCAGAGATAACAGATACACTTCTGATCAGTACGACAGAACATCTTCATCACCTCATCATGACGAGAGCAGATGTTCTCCTGGAGGTTCTTGGAGGGCTCCACCAGCTTGTGTTTCTTTAATGGAGCTGAATCATAATGAGGCTgaagatgtttctcacagtAAGAGGCCAGACAGAATAAACAGGACTTGATggctttcagttttcttccagtgCAGAAATCACAGGCCACATCTTCAGGTCCAGCATAGCAGTGATCAGCAGGAGCAGCTTGGAGTCCAGTCTtcttcagctgctccactaAAGCTGCTAACATGGTGTTCTTCTCCACGACAGGCCTCGGTATGAAAGTTTTCCTGCACTGAGGACAGCTGTGGATTCCTTTCTGATCTTCTTCATTCCAGTGTGTTTTAATACAGTTCATACAGTAACTGTGTCCACAGGGAATAGTCACTGGATCCTTCAGTAGATCCAGACAGATCGAACAGGAGAAGGTTTCTCGGTCCAGCTGATTCTGCTCCATTTCTCCTCTCAGTCTCAGTGACTGTGAGAGTTTCACTtcctgaaaacagaaacaacttTGAGCTCTGATCTATGAATCACGTGTCAGTGCAGAGAGGCTGCAGCCAATCAGCTTTCACCTTCAGGGAGCGTTGGCTACACCCAGCTTTAAGCTGCAGATCTGAAGGGGAGGGAACAAGGAAATCTGGGGACATACAGGAGCCGCTGCGTTTAAATGCAGGAGTCTGTTTCACTGAAGTAGAATAGAGCAGTCCTGGATAAGAACAGGTAGCTGGGATTCAGCAGTCCTCATCAGCAGAACTTAGTTGGTTTTGGTGAACTACAATCATGTCTGAAGAGGAGCACCTAAGTCAGGTCAGGTTGAAGTAATCCTGCCAAGGTCTGACCTAAAAGCTATCTTTATGGATTTGAATGGGGACTACAGTTCATGAGAACTAAGCATAGAAAAGGAAACATGATTGAAATGTAATGACTGGACCCAGTGCCCAGTGGCATCCTGTCACGGTACCAagctggaattcactgagctcctgagagcgacccattctttcacagaTGTTTATAGAAGCCGTCTGCAGGTCTAGGTGTTGGGTTTTTTGTTCTCTATTTAAGCTGTAGAAACATCTCAAGGATGATcagtggaaacagaaaacacttCAGCTCAATTTTGAGCTTCATGGCAAAGGCTGTAAATACTTAcgtaaatgtgatttcttagttttctatttgtaataaatttgcaacaatctcAATCAAACTTAGTTCACATTGTCATAATGGGGTATTGTGTGGAGAGTTTTGAGGAAACAGATGAATTTGATACCGTTTGGAATAAAGCTGTtacataactaaatgtggaaaaagtgcagcgctgtgaatactttcagGATGCTCTAGTGTCCACTTGTATGACATGTTATCTGTgtagaaatgcagctgttctgtttctggcctcagaggtttgttagagaacatgagagaacaaacagcatcatgaagaccaaggaacacagcagacgggtcatggagaaagttctggagaagtttaaagcagagttagctTCTAAAACAACATCTCAGGCTTGCATATAGTAGAGCTCCATGTTCATGTCCATGTAGAAAGAAACATCAGAACATAGTTATATGTATTATTGATGTCATTTTCATGTAACAGCTCATTGATGTCAGTTAACTATTTACAAGTACACACTAATTAACACACAGAGTACATACTTGAACACCTGCATTGGTTTGGGTTTTCTTTCCATGCGCTCATGTGCATCTTTGTTGTCGCCCGAGTCTAATTCAGACGTCTCACATGTTAGAGATTTCTTCAAAAACTGCCAGGCTGCCATGAAGTCATCTGAAAGAGGACAATATGTGTCAAGTCTTTTTAAACCAACGCTGATCCGACTTGATGGGATCGAGAAGGAAGTAGACAGGGTTCAACTCTTCTTATAATCCTTTATTACTTTAATTCAAGATGAGGTTTGCAACAGCAGATTTATCAGCAGCATCAGCAGGTTGAAAACCTTGCAAGGAAACATAGCTAAATTTGTTCTAAATTGAATCTCAATGAAGAAATATTCATTACAATCAATGAAACCAAAACCTGAACTATCTGCCGGCTAAATCTCCCATTAACATTTTATACAGCAAAATAATGCTTTAACCCATTTAACCCATATGTTGAAACAAAATCACTATTAGAATGAACCAAACAACTTACAGCAGCATCAAATCAACACAGACTTCACCAGGCCTATTAAATACACACAGCCTATTGTGCACTACAAACACCTCTGACCATAAACCCAACTTAAATTTAAAGAACTTCTCCAAAGTTCTAAGCAGTTTAATAAATGTACTTTGCTAGAACTAAGGTTCTTACTCACCGGTGCATGTCTACACTTCTCTCCAGCATTGATTCAAACAAAGGATGCAGACCTGCTTTTAAAACCCAATCAGTGCCATAAGCCACATGTGCTGCCCCCTGCTGTCTGAACCAGGTAAATAAAATGGATCAAGAATAATTCAACAGTTTTAGGCAGTTCTGCCATTTGACACAACAATATGCTCGTCACATAAAGTTAAGGAGCACTGACTTTTGGAGCAATGTATATTTTACAAACATGTATTAGCTGCTTTTACtcatgtttaaaatgtcatgAACAGTTCTACTCATTTATAGGATTATTATAAACCATATCACATTACACAGCAGAATTTAAATATCAGGCTAGTGGAAGAGATACTATtggtattttttaaatacaccAGTATATATTAATTTGGTCACACCCAGTAACCCTATTTggtaaagattttttaaatctttttgtttttagaattgAATAGTTGTACACaataatttgtttgtttatttgatagagacaaatatatatatacatttaacaTGTCATATACTGTAGCATTTGTAGCTGTAgctaatttttattgttttattcatttctctAGATTATTTtccttgtgtgtgtatgtatatgtctTTACCTCATCAAGTGTGTATAGGCTGCTCTCCTCCCTGACACTTTCACTCTGTTGGGATGGTGATTCAGCCTGGCAGCAGATATGAGTAGAGACATTAGGTTCAAATTTAGGGGAATTTCCATATAAAAAgctgcattaaaataaacaatataccTCCAGATAATTGTGGTTTAACAGGTAAGTAAACAcaggtaaaaatgtaatgtactATGTGTGGTTGATTCTCAAGTAAACAATGGTCTCTAAACTAGGTTTAGTAAAGGTTAGCTAACATCATCTGAGTCACTAATAAGTTGATTTTTTGCATCCTGCACATAAGTGAACATATTCTGTAGCTTTATTAACTGTTAAACAGTAAATGCatttgaaatgttaaaatgtactTAAATGTATTGAACATTCTCCTACATCATGTTTGATATCTATGTTTCAAACAGGTATATTACTTTGAatgtttaaatttcatttaaGCTAAACAGAAAAATCTCACAAATATTAACGTATTGTGACTCAGATAAGCACAATTACATGTTCTTTATACTGAATAAGTAAAGCttctgttttacaaaataaaaataataagactATAGACTAATTTAAATGACAGAATAATAGACTGAGAAACATAGAGAAGTACACATTTACTCTACATCTAGTGTCTCATTTTATATATTATCCAACAATACCcacacaaaagaataaaactgacTTCAATATAATCCTGATAAATCAACAAGACAGCAGAGCAGCATTTAGCTCACAGGCTTTAACCCTCTGAGGTCAAAGGTATATATGGTAGTTTTTGACTGGTTTAGATTTgacctttcccagtaaaaaaacagctgaCTCAGGGAAACCAGTTCAAAACAGAGCACCAGTGCCTGCTGCACATTCATTCTGCGCATCATCCTttatatacaaaacaaaaaccactaAATTAATGCACATAAATTATAAATTGAATGTCACAGATCGCTCCAATATCAAAACTTTCCGTCCATGTCGCCATCTCACTGTTTTTCCCGCTTCTCAATTCCCGCCGCCACTCCGTTCCCGCTTCACATTCTCAGAATACCCAGTTTTCAACATTTCTCAtttgttcagaaaaaaaagttgatttttgCATAACTCAGATTTTTCCTTGGCCTATTAACACAATTTAAGAAATGTTGTGTAGTTTATAATCTGCTCTTTAAACACAAGATGAAAGTGAGACTCCCTACGTTGTCTCAAATCAAACATGTTAGAAAGACCTAACTTACTTCTCTCAAATGGCTACTGAGCCCCACCTGGGCCTAGGCTAGTCCACACATGATAACGATGTTTTTACAGCTAAACTGTCCTGAATACGTTGTCTTAAAAAATGTAACAAGCTAGAAAAATAATGttatcacattacagccactTACCTGACTAGCATCCTCCTCCCGGTCACGTTGTCCTCCAGACGTTAACATGACAGCTGATGATGATGTTGCTCCAGAAGAAAATATGtttcagtttttcacatttggaCGCATCTGTTTGTAGGACGAGCCTCTTCTTGTCTCTTAATTTTTGTGCTCCTCCCTAACGTTTCTTCTCCATTTTCTGGCTGCTAAGTCGTTGTCTTCTTGTTCTGTTAATTGACGGTTGGCAAACAACGATttggtgcattaccgccaccgactggtatggaggcGAACTACATGAATTagtattattttcttctttggcCGCAACGGCCCACTGatttatggaggaccgatcctgacaaaattaaaaataaaagcagaaatatatatattttgtttttccttttccttacacatgcgttttcatcaagaaatgtaaatgttttgttttttcttttccttacacatgcgttttcatcaagaaatgtaaatgttttgttttttcttttccttacacatgcgttttcataaaaaaatgtaaatgttttgtctttcctttttcttacacatgcgttttcatcaagaaatgtaaatgttttctttttccttttccttagacatgcctttgttctttttacatttcctcgtctctcttttttctttaccgtatgcatttctgcttcattatgcaaatgaggagggctgccttcttctctccagctcctctcctattggttaatatacaggaaggaggaggatccatgtgcaggccgagggtgtgtcccaattcaggggctggatccttccaagtgcgttacttgtgggctgattacgtcacagcgcggcgcgtaaggtctgtcagatgctgcagacaaaagtgtccttcttttgcccgatttgaaggatgagttgtgagtattcttcgcggtccatcttttcccatgattcattgtgggtcgaagcagtttggtcaaacaggggcagccatggcggaccacagtggcaaaagctgtgagtaaactgtgaaaaattacactttctgtgacacaaatgaacttttacaatgtttttagtgcgggaatataactgtgtagacgtgaaaaatctgcttgatttatcaagacatcgcttaatttcaaacgtgctccgacgtgttcggagttttccgctcccaccgtagtaactgccggcttgcctcgccagccctaccggcggtggggcgagctagcccggtagagatctgaccggactgtcggcactgagctcctgctgccagtcatcacagtgaacgttaaacacaagtgatttctaacagtttatgttagtattattttaatgtattgtgtcatttgttcatgtaagtcaatttgacattacaggtgatattaaagttaacctgaataaatggacgaaTTTATGTAATCctactgtatcgctggagaatgtgattgagaataaataagctcaGATATCTGAAATTCCATTTTAACTAGTCATATAATCAGTAGTTGATATCTGTAATAACATTTCTACtagtagaaatatatttttgatggcAGGAATTGTTATTCTGGATATCTGGAACGTTTTCTTCATTTCTGATATCTGAAATGGTCATTATGACTAGTATTAAGTGGATTATGGAGATCTGAAATTAGAGTTAATCCTAGTAAGAATTATATTTAAGATATCTGAGCTAATAAGCTAATAAATGATAAAACGGCCTGCCATATCGTACAGCTACAATATCAAGAGGGatcattgaattgaatttaaatcagTGTACAAATTGTGTACTGGGACCCCTTAAATAACAACTTTGACTTCATTAAAAACGTTTAGAAAGCAAGGAAGTGTCAACAATGTGTATAATTATGTTCTTTTTACACTTAATAGTACAATCAACACACATTGGATCTCTAACATTTGTGGCAGTCGAATGCAAGTTGGTCTGCCTATTGTCTAAAATATGTGAGCTGTGAAAATGAAGCCTAGTCCTTAATCTCTAAGAGAAAAAAGTCtctaaacagcatttaaaacacAGAGCAAATACAGCACTGGAAAAAAGTGCTGAAACAACCTTAAATATGTTAAGAATGTATAACCAACCAATGTAcagttcaatgtttttctttaagatcATTTAGTTTTTCGGCTGTATTTCAAACTGCATGGTGTCCCGAttgttttccccagcactgCAAATAAGCCCGTTTGTTGTTGACACGACTGTCACATTTCTTACACTGCTTAGtgaaaaaatattacatcagctttagatattgaacacacacatcagcaaaataacatttaatagattcatttcaattttaaattaataaacaatACGTTAACTGCAGTGCCTAACAATATTTTATTCTCTATGAGTTTCTTCATATTAAAAGTTTTACAAAGATAAACATGTTTATCCCCATGTTGTAGATACAGTGTGAAACCTGTGAGCGATGGTTCCACACTGAATGCATTGACATGACACCCCTTGGTACTGTGTGTTGTGCAATAACTAGAGAGTCTCTTGGTAACGTTTGCTGACTGTAACCAAATACTGAATTATTTATGCTTGatagtgtgggaaataaaatttgttaaaaCTCAAAGATGTAATGTTGAGTGATTTCAGGTTATGACACACTGCAAACAGTAAAGGGAAAGTTAATTATTTGGTTGTAATACAGATTTATTAAAAGAGCATGTCTGCATATATAAAGGCAATGTTATGTTTATTAAAAAGATTCAAGATGATGCTCTCCCTGTGTGCTATGAGTTTgatggcactacaacatgctaaagtgaagttattgaccatgttttactgaatatttggctatttagGTGTCTTTGggaaattccttttttttttttgtattaatttcCAATCCAAGAAATGTAGAATGAAAAACGTCAGATCACATACAATGATTTCAATGACAATACACCTCTCCTTGGcgactttattgaatatttctccatcatatATTTTCTGGAGTTGCAATTTGCAGACGGTCTCTGCGCATTAGAGGAGCAGCGATCTCTGCATAGAGGCCAATGCAAGTCTCGTTTTGAAGAAAAGATGATTGTAGCTCACTGTCTgccttgctgtggttgcagagaggtgttggttttctagaggcaatgttccgctgatgagttattgatcCGGAAAAGCCGAAACTGtgaatatctttctaactttaccgAAGTACCACTGAGAACAGAGAGGCGAGTTAGTGACTGAATAAAACTCATAGCTTGAATAGAGTTaaataaagccactaaccttctcagcCTGGGAACGAGGTTCAGAATCCAGAAGAGGAAGTGATCCAGACTGTTTATGGGCCGGAACACGAGGTTGTCCTCAgactgaataaaccagtggctaGGCTGAGGTAGTGATGTCACCTCTAACACCGAGGCTTCAAACAACGCTTCAAAAACTCTACAGGGTTGCTATGGTGAAGCAGTGGGGCGGAGCTTGCGTCATGAGATGTCACCGATGACgtgtgaaccacttcactgcttcattcagaccgagtcagctgactgcttcGAGTTGATTGGCGGAGTTTCAAACATCTGGCgcgattcagtgtatttaagatgCTCTCAAGCCCCGGTTCACATCCCTGTTCAACACGTTTTATACGTTACAAACAGATCTTGTTTTTTGGATATTCTGAGATttgctggattattctgtcatggagcaaccaTCTAGGAAGCGTTCCCAAGTGTGGGAATATTTCGATTTGATGCCACCTAACAAGGTAatgtacattcaaagtgtttattaaAAGGTCTATAGCCTATACTATGCAGTAGTGTTATAGTCATGGTATCATGTTATGCAAGAGGTGCAGTAACGggttgttatcttggttttacaggtgcagtgtttgctttgcccgcagctgctgacgtataataataatacgtcATCAATGCTGAGGCATTATAGAGACAAACACAAGAAAACTCAGCCTCCTGCCACCAATCaaggtcagcataacataaatatacatgcagaattagaaagaatgacagttaaatgtttgttaGTTAAAATgaagttacttttctttatttattttaggatcCAGGAAGCAACTTCATAGTGAAGGACTTCCAGCCTTTCATTGTATTCACACCTAAAGCATCCAGCCAAACAGTTCCTTGTTAaaccagcctcctctgttccctgTGAAAGAGGATTTTCCAAAGCTGAAGAAATTgtctccaaaaaaaaagaaacagtttgagcccttctactgtgcagaaattacttttcttgaataaaaacacctgaagtaacacaagcaccctctttattacaccaagtacaatgtccaaaaacactcagtacaacaagcacactcccaaagtaaatatcagaatcagctttattaccaggttacaacaaacaaggaatttgacactttgctctctgggtttttttttttttttttgcattataagatatattctgcatatatctttatgtccataaaaacatatacaatatacacatatacaaggtggaattgggactttggtactctattaaatgttcatcagagaaacagcctgggggaggaaactgtctctgtggcggctggttttagtgaacatcGCTCTGTaacgacggcctgaaggtaaaactctgaacagtttatgtgcaggatgtgtggggtctgcagagatttttgcagctcttttcctgaccctagacctgtataagtcctggatg
This genomic interval from Girardinichthys multiradiatus isolate DD_20200921_A chromosome 6, DD_fGirMul_XY1, whole genome shotgun sequence contains the following:
- the LOC124870625 gene encoding tripartite motif-containing protein 16-like; the encoded protein is MEQNQLDRETFSCSICLDLLKDPVTIPCGHSYCMNCIKTHWNEEDQKGIHSCPQCRKTFIPRPVVEKNTMLAALVEQLKKTGLQAAPADHCYAGPEDVACDFCTGRKLKAIKSCLFCLASYCEKHLQPHYDSAPLKKHKLVEPSKNLQENICSRHDEVMKMFCRTDQKCICYLCSVDEHKGHDKVSAAAERTERQRELEVRREEIQQRIQDREKDVKLLQQEVEAINHSADKTVEDSEKIFTELIRLIQKRSSDVKQQIRSQQETEVSRVKELQEKLEQEITELKRKDAELKQLSNTEDHNQFLHNYPSLSALSESTHSSSINIRPLRYFEDVTAAVSELRDKLQDILRDTWTNISLTLTEVEVLLSEPEPKSRAGFLKYSCEITLDPNTANRRLLLSEENRKVTWMGQHQSYSSHPDRFTDCSQVLSRESLTGRCYWEVEWRGRVYVAVAYKNISRVGWRNECRFGNNDKSWSLYCSQEGYEFGHNNIWTSISGPGSSRVGVYLDHRAGLLSFYSVSETMTLLHRVQTTFTQPLHAGVLVWYIGGSAELCKPK